The Coffea arabica cultivar ET-39 chromosome 8e, Coffea Arabica ET-39 HiFi, whole genome shotgun sequence genome window below encodes:
- the LOC113722513 gene encoding phototropic-responsive NPH3 family protein NPY1-like, which translates to MKFMKLGSKPDAFQAEGNSIRYVSSELATDVIVTVGEIKFYLHKFPLLSKSNHLQKLVSRGNEENVDEIQLINFPGGPKAFEICAKFCYGMTVTLNPYNVVAARCAAEYLEMTEDVDRGNLIFKIEVFLNTSVFRGWKDSIIVLQTTKSLLPWSEDLKIVGRCIDSIASKTSVDPSNITWSYTYNRKLAATEKKFDDGLKIPGKLESVPKDWWIEDLCELEIDLYKRVMIAVKSKGRMQGKIIGEALKTYAVRWLPDSIDALVSEVHNRRNKSLVETIICLLPFDKSTGCSCSFLLKLLKVAILVGADDALREDLIESISLKLDEASAIDLLVPARSPQSTTYDIELVKRLVNLFVSHEMNNQDLNAIQKSEKGITGLVLARGTWLNVGRLVDSYLAEIACDPNLILSSFTELSQLVPESARPIHDGLYKAIDIYLKEHPTLTKADRKNLCSLMDAKKLTTDASMHAAQNDRLPLRVVVQVLYFEQVRTTAGVQTMDNSTHDALASTRNADEEWQRMGSENGKSLARQLSQMKVKDEDLPKPGKLAKKGSKNRGSGAQLLPSRSRRIFDKLWVVGKGNGNAENRSSETSASSQSPRSIIQGEIKSSGSSSRQRRHSIS; encoded by the exons ATGAAGTTTATGAAATTGGGTTCTAAGCCTGACGCATTTCAAGCTGAAGGGAACAGTATCAG GTATGTTTCATCTGAGTTGGCAACAGATGTTATCGTTACAGTAGGCGAAATTAAATTTTATCTTCACAAG TTCCCTCTCTTGTCCAAGAGCAATCATCTGCAAAAACTTGTATCTAGAGGCAATGAGGAGAATGTTGATGAAAttcaattgattaattttcCTGGTGGACCAAAAGCATTTGAAATATGTGCTAAATTCTGCTACGGAATGACagtcactcttaacccttacaaTGTTGTAGCAGCTCGCTGTGCAGCTGAATACCTTGAGATGACTGAGGATGTGGATCGTGGAAACCTTATTTTCAAAATTGAGGTGTTCCTCAACACCAGTGTCTTCCGTGGCTGGAAAGACTCGATTATAGTTTTGCAGACCACAAAATCTCTTCTACCATGGTCTGAAGATCTAAAGATAGTGGGTAGATGTATAGATTCTATTGCATCTAAAACCTCAGTGGATCCTTCAAATATAACCTGGAGCTATACCTACAACCGAAAGTTAGCAGCcacagaaaaaaaatttgatgatgGTTTAAAAATTCCAGGAAAATTGGAGTCTGTGCCCAAGGATTGGTGGATCGAAGATTTATGTGAACTTGAGATTGACCTCTACAAGCGAGTTATGATTGCAGTAAAGTCGAAGGGAAGAATGCAGGGTAAGATAATAGGAGAGGCATTAAAGACTTATGCTGTCAGATGGCTTCCTGATTCAATTGATGCTTTGGTATCTGAAGTTCATAACAGAAGGAACAAATCTTTGGTTGAAACAATTATATGCTTATTGCCTTTTGACAAAAGTACTGGTTGTTCCTGCAGTTTCTTGCTTAAATTATTAAAAGTTGCTATTCTAGTTGGAGCAGATGATGCATTAAGAGAAGACCTAATAGAGAGCATCAGCTTAAAGTTGGATGAGGCTTCTGCTATTGACCTGTTGGTCCCTGCAAGATCTCCCCAATCCACAACTTATGACATTGAACTTGTCAAGCGTCTGGTTAACCTTTTCGTGTCCCATGAAATGAATAATCAGGATTTGAATGCCATTCAGAAAAGTGAGAAGGGAATCACTGGCTTAGTTTTGGCCCGAGGAACCTGGTTAAATGTTGGTAGACTTGTTGACAGCTATCTGGCTGAAATAGCTTGTGATCCAAACCTTATACTTTCTAGTTTCACTGAATTGTCTCAGTTGGTTCCAGAGTCAGCACGACCAATACATGATGGACTATATAAAGCCATTGACATCTATCTTAAG GAGCATCCGACCTTAACAAAAGCTGATAGGAAGAATCTATGCAGCCTAATGGATGCCAAGAAATTGACTACAGATGCATCTATGCATGCTGCACAAAATGACAGGCTGCCACTTCGCGTTGTGGTTCAAGTTCTATACTTTGAGCAAGTTAGAACAACTGCTGGCGTTCAGACCATGGACAACAGCACCCATGATGCATTAGCTTCCACAAGAAACGCAGATGAAGAATGGCAGAGGATGGGATCCGAAAATGGCAAGTCATTGGCAAGACAACTGAGTCAAATGAAGGTGAAAGATGAAGATCTGCCAAAACCTGGAAAGTTGGCCAAAAAGGGGAGTAAAAATAGAGGTAGTGGCGCACAGTTGCTACCATCTCGCTCTAGGAGGATATTTGATAAACTGTGGGTTGTCGGGAAAGGAAATGGAAATGCCGAGAACCGGAGCTCTGAGACCTCAGCTAGTTCCCAGAGCCCGAGGTCGATTATTCAAGGGGAGATCAAGTCTTCTGGTTCATCTTCAAGACAAAGGAGGCATTCCATTTCATGA
- the LOC113722509 gene encoding uncharacterized protein, producing the protein MMRKKSTQPITLFLLFILFLVIINSCLSCPIKIVGAHSYDSRFPAGDADEEENEQCKAWLVQSIPTDMPHLPRVPGVLSSADVLRWLAGNSSETLDIIAQYWQLLAQPNDPRSGDYGYSKEEMQKFGANEGFEVYRELENAANRNIKIRLLQHSGVYPDYTNEPSNLASGMPNVKSVTLLLRDWWGSGVVHTKVWISDGQDVYIGSANNDWKSLTQVKELGIYLVGCPTIARKVSTYFANLWKLAHLNVSSYTKVAWDKQWQVRRKVPCWSHFLHPKGRCRTPLYDIVEIPHVIGYPMLSDPSMFHIPIETPGCNGSTLQTESSYLSFAPPELSFGRYQTDEQAWVDTIKSVRKGSTIRISTMDWLGQSQYTTNKVYWASLSSAISEVVFSKHAKVKILVAYWAHFINNTDQYLKSLLYSNNLCSSSKYNKCSGKIEIKYYIVPGYNLTGPAMTKGTATGNLYPGYTRVNHGKYAVSDVRAHISTSNLVWDYFYTTAGISFGTYNGAIVSQLQEIFEADWNSPYVIPVESMEGGHSCQS; encoded by the exons ATGATGAGGAAGAAATCAACACAGCCCATCacgctttttcttctttttatcctCTTTTTAGTGATTATCAACAGTTGTTTGAGCTGCCCCATCAAAATCGTTGGAGCCCATTCCTACGACTCTCGTTTCCCAGCCGGCGATgctgatgaagaagaaaatgaacaatGTAAAGCGTGGTTGGTTCAATCAATTCCCACCGATATGCCTCACCTCCCTCGCGTCCCCGGCGTCCTCTCCTCTG CTGATGTACTTCGATGGTTGGCTGGCAACTCTTCTGAGACCCTCGACATAATTGCACAGTACTGGCAATTGCTAGCACAGCCCAATGATCCGCGTTCAGGAGATTATGGATATTCAAaagaagagatgcaaaaatTTGGAGCTAATGAAGGCTTTGAAGTATATAGAGAActagaaaatgcagcaaaccGTAATATAAAGATCAG ACTTTTGCAGCACTCTGGAGTTTATCCTGATTACACCAACGAACCATCCAATCTTGCATCAGGAATGCCAAATGTGAAAAGCGTCACATTGTTGCTTCGTGATTGGTGGGGATCAGGCGTAGTCCATACAAAGGTTTGGATATCTGATGGTCAAGATGTATATATCGGATCTGCAAACAATGACTGGAAATCTCTCACTCAG gtgaaGGAACTTGGAATATATCTTGTTGGCTGTCCAACAATAGCAAGAAAAGTTAGTACCTACTTTGCCAACCTATGGAAGCTTGCCCATCTTAATGTTTCATCATATACAAAAGTAGCATGGGACAAGCAATGGCAAGTTAGAAGAAAGGTTCCTTGTTGGTCACATTTTCTTCATCCAAAAGGAAGATGCAG AACACCTCTTTATGATATTGTGGAGATTCCCCATGTAATTGGTTATCCTATGCTGTCAGACCCTTCTATGTTCCATATACCAATTGAAACACCTGGATGCAATGGTTCGACATTGCAGACTGAATCCAGTTATCTATCCTTTGCGCCTCCAGAG CTATCATTTGGCAGGTACCAGACAGATGAACAGGCTTGGGTGGATACTATTAAATCAGTACGAAAGGGGTCAACCATTAGAATTAGTACCATGGACTGGCTTGGTCAATCACAGTACACGACAAACAAAGTTTACTGGGCATCGCTTTCTTCAGCTATATCTGAG GTAGTCTTTTCCAAGCATGCAAAGGTGAAGATACTGGTGGCATACTGGGCTCATTTTATCAATAACACAGATCAATACTTGAAGTCTCTCCTGTATTCCAACAATCTATGCTCTTCTTCCAAGTACAACAAATGTTCCGGCAAAATCGAGATCAAATACTACATTGTACCAGGATACAATTTAACTGGACCAGCCATGACTAAGGGTACCGCCACAGGAAATCTATATCCAGGATATACAAGAGTCAACCACGGAAAATATGCAGTTAGTGATGTACGAGCCCATATTAGCACTAGTAATCTGGTATGGGACTACTTTTATACCACAGCCGGTATCAGCTTTGGAACATACAATGGTGCCATTGTTTCACAGCTTCAAGAAATTTTTGAAGCTGATTGGAATTCACCTTATGTGATACCTGTAGAATCAATGGAAGGAGGACATTCATGTCAAAGTTGA